One Arvicanthis niloticus isolate mArvNil1 chromosome 13, mArvNil1.pat.X, whole genome shotgun sequence genomic window carries:
- the Tcf20 gene encoding transcription factor 20 isoform X1: MQSFREQSSYHGNQQSYPQEVHSSSRIEEFSPRQAQMFQNFAGAGGGSSGTGSNSSGRRGTAAAAAAMASETSGHQGYQGFRKEAGDFYYMAGNKDTVAAGTPQPPQRRPSGPVQSYGPPQGSSFGNQYASEGHVSQFQAQHSALGGVSHYQQDYTGPFSPGSAQYQQQASSQQQQQQQQQQQQQQQQQQQQQQQQVQQLRQQLYQSHQPLPQATGQPASGSSHLQPMQRPSTLPSSAGYQLRVGQFGQHYQSSASSSSSSSFPSPQRFSQSGQSYDGSYSVNAGSQYEGHNVGSNAQAYGTQSNYSYQPQSMKNFEQAKIPPGTQQGQQQQQQQPQPQQQQQQQQQQQHPPQHVMQYTNAATKLPLQSQVGQYSQPEVPVRSPMQFHQNFSPISNPSPAASVVQSPSCSSTPSPLMQSGENLQCGQGNVPMSSRNRILQLMPQLSPTPSMMPSPNSHAAGFKGFGVEGVPEKRLTDPGLSSLSALSTQVANLPNTVQHMLLSDALTPQKKTSKRPSSSSKKADSCTNSEGSSQPEEQLKSPMAESLDGGCSSSSEDQGERVRQLSGQSTSSDTTYKCGASEKAGSSPTQGAQNEAPRLSTSPATREEAASPGAKDTSLSSEGNTKVNEKTVGVIVSREAMTGRVEKSGGQDKGSQEDDPAASQRPPSNSGIKDISHTSLPQPDPLGGGNKGNKSGDNNSSNHNGEGNGQSSHSAVGPSFTGRTEPSKSPGSLRYSYKESFGSAVPRNVSSFPQYPSGQEKGDFGSHGERKGRNEKFPSLLQEVLQGYHHHPDRRYPRSAQEHQGIASGLEGTARPNILVSQTNELASRGLLNKSIGSLLENPHWGPWERKSGSTAPEMKQINLSDYPIPRKFEIEPPSSAHEPGGSLSERRSVICDISPLRQIVRDPGAHSLGHMGADARIGRNERLNPSLSQSVILPGGLVSMETKLKSQSGQIKEEDFEQSKSQASFNKKSGDHCHPTSIKHETYRGNASPGAAAHDSISDYGPQDSRSTPMRRVPGRVGSRETLRGRSSSQYHEFAEKLKMSPGRSRGPGGDPHHMNPHMTFSERANRSSLHAPFSPNSESLASAYHTNTRAHAYGDPNTGLNSQLHYKRQMYQQQQEEYKDWASSSAQGVIAAAQHRQEGPRKSPRQQQFLDRVRSPLKNDKDGMMYGPPVGTYHDPSTQEAGRCLMSSDGLPAKSMELKHSSQKLQESCWDLSRQTSPAKSSGPPGMSNQKRYGPPHEPDGHGLAESAQSSKPSNVMLRLPGQEDHSSHNPLIMRRRVRSFISPIPSKRQSQDVKNSNTDDKGRLLHPSKEGADKAYNSYSHLSHSQDIKSVPKRDASKDLPNPDNRNCPAVTLTSPAKTKILPPRKGRGLKLEAIVQKITSPNIRRSASANSAEAGGDTVTLDDILSLKSGPPEGGTVATQEAEMEKRKGEVVSDLVSATNQESNVEKPLPGPSEEWCGSGDDKVKTEAHVETASTGKEPSGTMTSTASQKPGGNQGRPDGSLSGAAPLIFPESKNVAPVGILAPEANPKPEEKENDAVMISPKQESFPPKGYFPSGKKKGRPIGSVNKQKKQQQQPPPPPQPPQMPEGSADGEPKPKKQRQRRERRKPGAQPRKRKTKQAVPIVEPQEPEIKLKYATQPLDKTDAKNKSFFPYIHVVNKCELGAVCTIINAEEEEQTKLVRSRKGQRSLTPPPSSTESKVLPASSFMLQGPVVTESSVMGHLVCCLCGKWASYRNMGDLFGPFYPQDYAATLPKNPPPKRSTEMQSKVKVRHKSASNGSKTDTEEEEEQQQQKEQRSLAAHPRFKRRHRSEDCGGGPRSLSRGLPCKKAAAEGNSEKTVSDTKPSAPTTSEGGPELELQIPELPLDSNEFWVHEGCILWANGIYLVCGRLYGLQEALEIAREMKCSHCQEAGATLGCYNKGCSFRYHYPCAIDADCLLHEENFSVRCPKHKPPLPCPLPPLQNKTAKGSLSTEQSERG, translated from the coding sequence ATGCAGTCGTTTCGGGAGCAAAGCAGTTACCACGGAAACCAGCAGAGCTACCCACAGGAGGTGCACAGCTCATCCCGTATAGAAGAGTTCAGCCCTCGTCAGGCCCAGATGTTCCAGAATTTTGCGGGAGcaggtggtggtagtagtggcaCTGGCAGCAACAGTAGCGGGCGGCGAGGAACAGCTGCTGCAGCGGCAGCAATGGCTAGCGAGACCTCTGGCCATCAAGGCTATCAGGGTTTCAGGAAAGAAGCTGGAGATTTTTACTACATGGCAGGCAACAAAGACACCGTGGCAGCAGGAACCCCACAGCCTCCTCAGCGAAGGCCTTCTGGGCCTGTGCAGAGCTATGGACCTCCCCAGGGGAGCAGTTTTGGCAATCAGTATGCGAGTGAGGGTCATGTGAGCCAATTTCAAGCACAGCACTCTGCCCTTGGTGGTGTGTCTCATTATCAGCAGGATTACACAGGGCCTTTCTCTCCTGGGAGTGCTCAGTATCAACAGCAGGCCTctagccaacaacaacaacagcagcagcaacagcagcagcagcagcaacagcagcagcaacagcaacagcagcagcaagtaCAGCAGTTGAGACAACAGCTTTACCAATCTCATCAGCCTCTGCCACAAGCTACTGGACAACCAGCCTCTGGCTCATCCCATCTACAGCCAATGCAACGGCCCTCAACTCTGCCATCTTCTGCTGGTTATCAGTTAAGAGTGGGTCAGTTTGGCCAGCACTACcagtcttctgcttcttcttcttcttcttcctcctttccttcaccACAGCGTTTCAGTCAGTCTGGACAAAGCTATGATGGCAGTTACAGTGTGAATGCCGGATCTCAGTATGAAGGGCATAATGTGGGCTCTAATGCACAGGCTTATGGAACACAATCAAATTACAGCTATCAACCTCAGTCAATGAAAAATTTTGAACAAGCTAAGATTCCACCAGGAACCCAACaggggcagcagcagcaacagcagcaaccacaacctcagcaacagcagcagcaacagcagcaacaacagcatcCCCCCCAGCATGTGATGCAGTACACAAATGCTGCCACCAAGCTGCCTCTGCAAAGCCAGGTGGGGCAGTACAGCCAGCCTGAGGTTCCTGTAAGGTCCCCTATGCAGTTTCACCAGAACTTCAGCCCGATCTCTAACCCTTCTCCAGCTGCTTCTGTGGTTCAGTCTCCAAGCTGTAGCTCTACCCCTTCTCCTCTCATGCAGAGTGGTGAGAATCTCCAGTGTGGGCAAGGCAATGTGCCCATGAGTTCCAGAAACCGAATTTTACAGCTAATGCCCCAACTCAGTCCAACTCCATCGATGATGCCCAGTCCTAATTCTCATGCTGCAGGATTCAAAGGGTTTGGAGTAGAAGGGGTGCCGGAAAAGCGGCTGACTGATCCTGGGTTGAGTAGTTTGAGTGCTCTGAGTACGCAAGTGGCCAATCTTCCTAATACTGTCCAGCACATGTTACTTTCTGATGCCTTGACACCTCAGAAGAAGACTTCTAAGAGGCCCTCATCATCATCTAAGAAAGCAGATAGCTGTACAAACTCAGAAGGCTCCTCACAGCCTGAAGAACAACTAAAGTCCCCTATGGCAGAGTCATTGGATGGAGGTTGCTCTAGTAGTTCAGAAGATCAAGGTGAGAGAGTGAGGCAACTAAGTGGCCAGAGCACTAGCTCTGACACCACCTATAAGTGTGGAGCTTCAGAGAAAGCTGGCTCCTCACCAACACAAGGTGCTCAGAATGAGGCCCCTAGGCTCAGTACCAGTCCTGCAACTAGGGAAGAAGCTGCCTCTCCAGGTGCTAAGGACACATCACTGTCATCTGAGGGGAACACAAAAGTCAATGAGAAGACAGTTGGGGTGATTGTCTCCCGAGAAGCCATGACAGGTCGGGTAGAAAAATCTGGTGGACAAGATAAAGGCTCCCAGGAGGACGATCCTGCTGCCAGTCAGAGACCACCTAGCAATAGTGGTATAAAGGATATCAGCCACACATCACTTCCACAGCCAGATCCTCTAGGAGGAGGGAACAAAGGAAACAAGAGTGGTGATAATAATAGCTCTAACCACAATGGAGAGGGAAATGGCCAGAGTAGCCACTCTGCAGTAGGCCCAAGTTTCACAGGCAGGACTGAGCCTAGCAAGTCTCCTGGAAGTTTGCGCTATAGTTACAAAGAGAGTTTTGGGTCAGCTGTACCACGAAATGTCAGTAGTTTTCCTCAGTATCCTTCAGGACAAGAAAAGGGGGATTTTGGCAGCCATGGGGAGCGAAAGGGTAGAAATGAGAAGTTCCCAAGTCTCCTACAGGAAGTGCTTCAGGGCTACCACCACCATCCTGACAGAAGGTATCCTAGAAGCGCTCAGGAGCATCAAGGGATAGCTAGTGGCCTGGAAGGAACTGCAAGGCCCAACATCTTAGTCAGTCAAACCAATGAATTAGCCAGCAGGGGCCTTCTGAACAAGAGTATTGGATCCCTGTTGGAAAATCCCCACTGGGGACCATGGGAAAGGAAGTCAGGCAGCACAGCTCCTGAAATGAAACAGATCAATTTGTCTGACTATCCCATTCCCAGAAAGTTTGAGATAGAACCTCCATCATCAGCCCATGAGCCTGGGGGCTCCCTTTCTGAAAGAAGATCAGTAATCTGTGATATATCCCCACTAAGACAGATCGTCAGGGACCCAGGGGCTCACTCATTGGGACACATGGGTGCTGATGCCAGAATTGGGAGGAATGAACGTCTCAACCCAAGTTTAAGTCAGTCAGTCATTCTTCCTGGTGGGTTGGTGTCCATGGAAACAAAATTGAAATCCCAGAGTGGGCAGATAAAAGAGGAAGACTTTGAACAATCCAAATCTCAAGCTAGTTTCAACAAGAAATCTGGAGACCACTGTCATCCTACCAGCATCAAGCATGAGACTTACCGTGGCAATGCTAGTCCTGGAGCAGCAGCTCATGATTCCATTTCAGACTATGGCCCACAAGATAGCAGGTCCACACCAATGCGGCGGGTCCCTGGTAGAGTTGGTAGCCGGGAGACACTGAGGGGTCGGTCCTCTTCGCAGTACCATGAATTTGCAGAAAAATTGAAGATGTCTCCAGGCAGGAGCAGGGGCCCAGGGGGAGACCCTCATCACATGAACCCACATATGACCTTTTCAGAGAGGGCCAATAGGAGTTCTTTACATGCTCCTTTTTCCCCCAACTCAGAAAGCCTGGCCTCTGCTTACCACACAAACACCAGGGCTCATGCTTATGGGGACCCTAATACTGGTTTGAATTCCCAGCTCCATTATAAGAGACAGATGTACCAACAGCAACAAGAGGAGTATAAAGATTGGGCCAGCAGCTCTGCTCAGGGAGTGATTGCTGCTGCACAACATAGGCAGGAAGGGCCACGGAAGAGCCCACGGCAGCAGCAGTTTCTTGACAGAGTACGGAGCCCCCTGAAAAACGACAAAGATGGTATGATGTATGGCCCACCAGTAGGTACATACCAtgatccaagcactcaggaagctgggcGCTGTCTCATGTCTAGTGATGGTCTGCCTGCCAAAAGCATGGAATTGAAGCACAGCTCTCAGAAGTTACAAGAGTCTTGTTGGGATCTTTCTCGGCAGACTTCTCCAGCCAAAAGCAGTGGTCCTCCAGGAATGTCTAATCAAAAACGGTATGGGCCACCCCATGAGCCAGATGGACATGGACTAGCCGAGTCTGCACAGTCATCCAAACCTAGTAATGTAATGTTACGGCTTCCTGGTCAAGAGGATCATTCTTCTCACAATCCCTTAATCATGCGGAGGCGTGTTCGTTCTTTTATCTCCCCTATTCCCAGTAAGAGACAGTCACAAGATGTAAAAAACAGTAACACTGATGATAAAGGGCGCCTCCTCCACCCATCAAAAGAAGGTGCCGATAAAGCATACAATTCCTACAGCCATCTTTCTCACAGTCAGGATATCAAGTCTGTCCCTAAGAGAGATGCTTCCAAGGACCTTCCAAACCCAGACAATAGAAACTGTCCTGCTGTTACCCTGACAAGCCCTGCTAAGACCAAAATACTGCCCCCACGGAAGGGACGGGGATTAAAATTGGAAGCTATAGTTCAGAAGATCACATCCCCAAATATTAGGAGGAGTGCATCTGCAAACAGTGCTGAGGCTGGGGGAGACACAGTCACACTGGATGATATACTATCTCTAAAGAGTGGTCCTCCTGAAGGTGGGACTGTggctactcaagaggctgagatgGAAAAGCGAAAGGGTGAGGTGGTATCTGACTTAGTCAGTGCAACAAACCAGGAATCAAATGTTGAAAAGCCTCTTCCAGGGCCTTCTGAAGAGTGGTGTGGCAGTGGGGATGACAAAGTCAAGACAGAGGCACATGTAGAAACAGCTTCTACTGGAAAGGAACCCTCTGGTACTATGACATCCACAGCTTCACAGAAGCCTGGTGGTAACCAAGGGAGACCAGATGGTTCCCTGAGTGGAGCAGCACCACTAATCTTTCCTGAGTCAAAGAATGTAGCTCCAGTGGGCATATTGGCCCCTGAGGCAAACCCCAAgcctgaagagaaagagaatgatgCAGTCATGATTTCACCCAAACAAGAAAGTTTCCCCCCAAAAGGGTATTTCCCATCgggaaagaaaaaggggagaCCAATTGGTAGTGTgaataagcaaaagaaacagcagcagcaaccacctccacctcctcagccCCCTCAGATGCCAGAAGGTTCTGCAGATGGAGAGCCAAAGCCAAAAAAGCAGAggcaaaggagggagagaaggaagcctgGGGCCCAGCCAAGGAAGCGGAAAACCAAACAAGCAGTTCCCATTGTAGAACCTCAAGAACCAGAGATCAAGCTAAAGTATGCTACCCAGCCGCTAGATAAAACCGATGCCAAGAACAAGTCTTTTTTCCCTTACATCCATGTAGTAAATAAGTGTGAACTTGGAGCTGTTTGTACAATCATAAATGCTGAAGAAGAAGAACAGACCAAATTGGTGAGGAGCCGGAAGGGTCAGAGGTCTctgacccctccccccagcagCACAGAAAGCAAGGTGCTCCCAGCTTCATCCTTTATGTTGCAGGGGCCTGTGGTAACAGAATCTTCTGTTATGGGGCACCTGGTTTGCTGTCTCTGTGGCAAGTGGGCCAGTTACCGTAACATGGGTGACCTCTTTGGACCATTTTATCCCCAAGATTATGCAGCCACTCTTCCGAAGAATCCACCTCCTAAGAGGTCCACAGAAATGCAGAGCAAAGTCAAGGTTCGGCACAAAAGCGCTTCTAATGGTTCTAAAACTGacactgaggaggaggaggagcagcagcagcagaaggagcagaggagCCTGGCTGCTCATCCTAGGTTCAAGCGGCGCCACCGCTCAGAAGACTGTGGTGGAGGTCCTCGGTCCCTGTCCAGGGGGCTCCCTTGTAAAAAAGCAGCCGCTGAGGGCAACAGTGAAAAGACTGTCTCAGACACAAAGCCCTCCGCACCTACCACTTCAGAAGGTGGtcctgagctggagttacaaatccCTGAACTACCTCTTGACAGCAACGAATTTTGGGTCCATGAGGGTTGTATTCTCTGGGCCAATGGAATCTACCTGGTCTGTGGCAGGCTCTACGGCCTGCAGGAAGCGCTGGAAATCGCCAGAGAGATG